From Desulfovibrio desulfuricans, a single genomic window includes:
- a CDS encoding methyl-accepting chemotaxis protein → MALRNIKLSGKLTSIGIAFVLPLGVLLYISVSNINSQISFSSLETQGNSFQRPLEKLLEYLPKAAQPDGQRKVDQAFAELEAANRLHGSDLQFTADGLKIRGRSHLFPGDVAARWEKLKSRQNDAAAFKEGLAQLLEDISGMITHCGDTSNLILDPDLDSYYTMDMTLLTLPQTQRRIASILDFGNTALLESKLGETERREFHTLAAMLHESDYSRILADTQTALNEDPNFYGVSPSLAPKLKAALESYKAATEPFIVMLNSISSGAAISQSEFMVTGEKALDAAFRYWEACAAELDVLLAVRIGDYKTKRATMLLATGLALVLASLLSYLVGRGVTRTIRGMVAYSNAVAAGNLHAILGADGSTAELNQLKNDLEAMVTALKEKLGFVQGILGGIATPCLVVNQEGRITYLNQLLCDFLAMDQKADTYFEAHVTSFFRYNPEVSDVILAALKDKQSTPGRTLEGRDAKGKAFFIKLDATPIYDPAATFIGCFVQFTVLTELREQEEKLITSNRLIYETAEQAGSIAGQVSTAAAELSTVVEQTSKGMNTLHVRTAEAAVAISQMNATAVEIAQNASGASQQADKTMQQARKGAATVQQSVAAISRVKGQTDILKEDISGLGDQVADIGQIMDVITDIADQTNLLALNAAIEAARAGEAGRGFAVVADEVRKLAEKTMRATAEVSSAITAIQSGAGKAAEGMGDAALAVQEATQLADQSGIALHEILELAGLTTDQVRSIATAVEEQSATSEEIHHVLNEVSGVADQTTSGMERSVTAVEQLALQAGALNKLIQKISGKTCQPSDA, encoded by the coding sequence ATGGCTTTACGAAACATCAAACTTTCCGGAAAGTTGACGTCTATTGGAATAGCCTTTGTATTGCCGCTGGGCGTTTTGCTTTACATCTCTGTATCCAACATCAATTCACAAATCTCTTTCAGCAGTCTGGAAACCCAGGGCAACTCTTTCCAACGCCCACTGGAAAAACTGCTGGAGTATCTGCCAAAAGCAGCACAGCCAGACGGCCAGCGCAAGGTTGATCAGGCTTTTGCCGAACTTGAGGCGGCAAACAGGCTTCATGGATCAGACCTGCAATTCACCGCTGATGGCCTGAAAATTCGTGGCCGTTCCCACCTTTTTCCAGGTGATGTTGCAGCCCGGTGGGAAAAGCTGAAAAGCAGGCAGAATGATGCCGCCGCGTTCAAAGAGGGACTTGCACAGTTGCTGGAAGATATTTCTGGCATGATTACTCACTGCGGCGACACCTCGAACCTGATTCTTGATCCTGATTTGGACAGTTACTACACAATGGATATGACCCTGCTCACGCTGCCCCAGACCCAGCGCAGAATCGCGTCAATCCTTGATTTTGGCAACACGGCCCTGCTCGAGTCCAAACTTGGAGAAACCGAACGGCGCGAGTTCCACACGCTGGCTGCAATGCTCCATGAGTCAGACTATTCCCGTATTCTGGCTGATACCCAGACGGCCCTGAACGAAGACCCCAATTTCTATGGAGTCAGCCCTTCGCTTGCGCCCAAGCTTAAGGCCGCGCTTGAAAGCTACAAGGCGGCCACAGAACCTTTTATTGTCATGCTCAACAGTATTTCGTCTGGAGCAGCAATATCTCAGAGTGAATTTATGGTCACAGGTGAAAAGGCACTTGATGCAGCCTTTCGCTACTGGGAAGCGTGCGCCGCTGAACTGGATGTATTACTGGCTGTGCGTATCGGTGATTATAAAACAAAACGCGCAACAATGCTCCTGGCAACGGGGCTTGCGCTGGTACTGGCCTCGCTGCTGTCATATCTGGTGGGGCGCGGCGTCACGCGCACCATCAGAGGCATGGTGGCGTATAGCAACGCAGTTGCGGCGGGCAACCTCCACGCTATTCTTGGGGCTGACGGCAGCACAGCCGAACTTAATCAACTGAAAAATGACCTTGAAGCGATGGTTACTGCACTCAAGGAGAAACTTGGATTTGTACAGGGAATACTCGGCGGCATTGCCACCCCCTGTCTGGTGGTTAATCAGGAGGGCCGCATCACATATCTGAATCAGCTTTTGTGCGATTTTCTGGCTATGGACCAAAAGGCCGATACGTACTTTGAAGCTCATGTAACAAGTTTTTTTCGCTACAATCCAGAAGTATCAGACGTAATCCTCGCCGCGCTCAAAGATAAACAGTCAACCCCTGGCCGCACACTTGAAGGGCGCGATGCAAAAGGCAAAGCATTTTTCATAAAACTTGATGCCACCCCCATATATGATCCGGCAGCAACTTTTATTGGTTGTTTTGTCCAGTTTACAGTCCTTACAGAACTCCGGGAACAGGAGGAAAAACTGATCACCTCAAACAGGCTTATTTACGAAACTGCTGAACAGGCCGGATCCATTGCCGGGCAGGTTTCAACGGCAGCAGCGGAGCTTTCAACGGTTGTGGAGCAAACGAGCAAGGGCATGAACACATTGCATGTCCGTACGGCTGAGGCCGCTGTGGCCATCAGTCAGATGAACGCCACCGCTGTGGAAATTGCCCAAAATGCCTCCGGTGCAAGCCAGCAGGCAGATAAAACCATGCAGCAGGCCAGGAAAGGCGCTGCTACAGTACAACAGTCGGTTGCTGCAATTAGCCGCGTGAAGGGACAAACAGACATTTTGAAAGAAGATATCAGCGGCCTGGGCGATCAGGTCGCCGACATCGGGCAGATCATGGATGTCATCACCGATATTGCCGATCAGACCAACCTTCTGGCTTTAAACGCCGCTATTGAAGCAGCCCGTGCTGGTGAGGCTGGCCGCGGATTTGCTGTGGTTGCTGATGAGGTCAGAAAGCTTGCAGAAAAAACCATGAGAGCTACTGCGGAGGTCAGCTCTGCCATAACCGCCATTCAATCTGGCGCTGGCAAGGCTGCTGAAGGTATGGGAGATGCCGCTCTAGCCGTGCAAGAAGCAACGCAACTGGCGGATCAATCCGGCATAGCATTGCATGAAATTCTGGAACTGGCGGGGTTAACCACTGATCAGGTGCGCTCCATTGCGACCGCTGTTGAAGAACAATCGGCAACAAGCGAAGAAATCCACCATGTGTTAAATGAAGTCAGCGGCGTGGCAGATCAAACAACCAGCGGAATGGAACGGTCTGTAACTGCGGTGGAACAGCTCGCATTACAGGCGGGGGCGCTCAACAAGCTTATTCAAAAAATCAGCGGCAAAACCTGCCAGCCATCCGACGCTTAA
- a CDS encoding ASKHA domain-containing protein yields the protein MLQRYSGCHSGYAARSLTACGISPQCLEDHVGFLGNTLRSCVCMALVSQHVRKAMKGIFRKIDYVELSTRPGYTGCLQPVCVFHKHTQSLRHNNTNRIITCFQ from the coding sequence TTGCTACAGAGGTATTCTGGCTGCCATTCGGGATATGCTGCGCGCAGCCTCACGGCCTGCGGCATCAGCCCTCAATGTCTTGAAGACCACGTGGGCTTTCTGGGCAATACTTTGCGCTCATGTGTCTGCATGGCGCTTGTGTCGCAGCATGTGCGCAAAGCAATGAAAGGTATTTTCCGCAAAATTGACTATGTTGAACTGAGCACAAGGCCAGGCTACACAGGCTGTTTGCAGCCAGTATGCGTTTTTCATAAACACACGCAGTCATTACGTCATAATAATACCAATCGCATCATAACCTGTTTCCAATAA
- a CDS encoding DUF488 domain-containing protein, producing MDIILRRVYAHDVEPAGIRVLVDRLWPRGISKSAALWDVWLKDIAPSDNLRKWFAHDEAKWPEFKERYFAELDAAPAAVAQLQTILRQNQTVILLYAAKDTEMNNAAALRGYIEEKAREN from the coding sequence ATGGATATTATTTTACGCCGCGTATACGCACACGATGTCGAACCAGCAGGAATACGGGTTCTTGTGGACAGGCTGTGGCCCCGGGGGATTTCCAAAAGCGCCGCCCTGTGGGATGTGTGGCTTAAAGATATCGCCCCATCAGACAACCTGCGCAAGTGGTTTGCCCACGATGAAGCCAAATGGCCAGAATTCAAGGAGCGCTATTTCGCCGAGCTTGATGCCGCCCCGGCGGCTGTTGCGCAACTGCAAACCATCCTTCGCCAGAATCAGACCGTGATACTGCTTTACGCTGCAAAAGATACGGAGATGAACAATGCCGCGGCGCTGAGAGGTTATATTGAGGAGAAGGCAAGAGAGAATTAA
- a CDS encoding outer membrane protein: protein MFKRLMLALVLSLALAAPAAAENTGVYGGLKFIDSIQSTGPFSLSGDVKGFGVGQYSQNTVGGGIFVGYDFYPHFQVPMRTELEYAIRSNMTKTWDQQINGSTASFKGEWGVQTLFANAYWDFHNSTAFTPYLGGGLGMGFIKTKYTADVDGDGDSGSLTQYDTVFAWNLGAGCSYAFTENISADLAYRFVGLGYTDISKRVDDNKVSIGNTPYANEFSLGLRFTF, encoded by the coding sequence ATGTTTAAGCGTCTCATGCTTGCATTGGTTCTGTCCCTGGCACTCGCGGCTCCTGCGGCTGCGGAAAACACCGGCGTTTATGGCGGCTTGAAATTTATTGATTCCATTCAAAGCACTGGCCCGTTCTCTCTGAGCGGGGATGTGAAGGGTTTTGGCGTTGGCCAGTATTCGCAAAACACCGTTGGGGGCGGTATTTTTGTGGGGTACGACTTTTATCCGCATTTTCAGGTGCCCATGCGCACAGAACTGGAATATGCCATACGAAGCAATATGACCAAAACCTGGGATCAGCAGATTAATGGCAGCACGGCATCGTTTAAGGGCGAGTGGGGCGTGCAAACGCTGTTTGCCAACGCATATTGGGACTTCCACAACTCCACGGCCTTTACTCCCTACCTAGGCGGCGGCCTTGGCATGGGATTCATCAAGACCAAGTACACTGCGGACGTTGACGGCGATGGGGATTCCGGCAGCCTGACGCAGTATGATACCGTTTTTGCATGGAATCTCGGCGCAGGCTGTTCCTACGCCTTTACGGAAAACATCTCGGCAGATCTGGCCTACCGCTTTGTGGGGCTGGGCTATACCGACATCAGCAAGCGTGTTGACGACAACAAGGTTTCCATCGGCAATACTCCGTATGCCAATGAATTCAGCCTTGGCCTGCGCTTTACGTTCTAG
- a CDS encoding helix-turn-helix domain-containing protein produces the protein MGLIVQSLREGLGMSRYALAKEAGVDSSWLRRFEQGKSGIRVETLITLARGLKIPAAAIVTAMEKALESTER, from the coding sequence ATGGGACTGATCGTCCAATCTCTGCGGGAAGGATTGGGCATGAGCCGTTACGCCCTGGCGAAAGAGGCAGGGGTAGACAGTTCATGGCTGCGGCGTTTTGAGCAGGGAAAATCCGGTATTCGGGTAGAAACACTGATTACCCTGGCACGAGGGTTAAAAATTCCTGCGGCAGCTATTGTCACGGCGATGGAGAAGGCGTTGGAAAGCACTGAAAGATAA
- a CDS encoding S1 family peptidase: MESSDIRPLFNISEDSNSQMFNILLRIKDIAINIVKEQIGDMYVYFPFERQPLGEIYIDERHIVARINWEVPGRILSASSFSDTDIRYIKEIKDIFYNSEYLSLKENFGTGWFDREKYTYIATHHNGEISSLRFYQLITDWLNDILIDISKENRTRILRAIPEQPMYDIEPFFKMLWVLESDANISQGTGFSISENRIVTCSHCVFEDTVLFRYDNYNTKYGIKNIKKNDALDLAIIDIDIPLDNFVEIGQPDQANHMDHVLILGHPNYRIGDTVNIQPGLISGFRMSHGVRRLLTNAHIVAGCSGGPALDAHGKVLGVAVTGADWEGNADRTEDHGIIPINAIELL; the protein is encoded by the coding sequence ATGGAAAGTAGCGATATACGTCCTTTGTTTAACATTTCAGAAGATTCCAATTCACAAATGTTTAATATTCTTTTACGTATTAAAGATATAGCTATAAATATTGTAAAAGAACAAATTGGAGATATGTACGTTTATTTTCCGTTTGAACGCCAGCCATTAGGTGAAATATATATCGATGAAAGACATATTGTTGCGCGTATAAATTGGGAAGTTCCAGGAAGAATACTTTCTGCTAGTAGCTTTTCTGATACAGATATAAGATATATAAAAGAAATTAAAGATATTTTTTATAACAGTGAGTACCTTTCTTTAAAAGAAAATTTTGGAACAGGCTGGTTTGATAGAGAAAAATATACTTATATTGCTACTCATCATAATGGTGAAATTTCATCATTACGCTTCTATCAGTTAATTACTGATTGGTTGAATGATATACTTATTGACATAAGTAAAGAAAATAGAACGCGTATACTACGTGCAATACCTGAACAGCCAATGTACGATATAGAGCCTTTTTTTAAAATGTTATGGGTTCTTGAAAGTGATGCAAATATTTCTCAAGGGACGGGATTTTCCATCAGTGAAAACAGAATCGTGACATGTAGTCATTGTGTATTCGAAGATACTGTTTTGTTTAGGTATGACAACTACAATACCAAGTATGGCATCAAAAATATTAAAAAAAATGACGCTTTAGATCTTGCAATTATTGATATTGATATTCCGCTGGATAACTTTGTGGAGATTGGGCAACCTGATCAAGCTAACCATATGGATCATGTGCTAATACTTGGACACCCAAACTATCGTATTGGAGACACTGTTAATATACAGCCAGGTCTGATTTCCGGTTTCAGAATGTCGCACGGTGTTCGGAGGTTGCTGACGAATGCCCACATAGTTGCTGGATGTAGTGGAGGCCCCGCCTTAGACGCTCACGGGAAAGTTTTGGGGGTGGCTGTGACTGGTGCAGATTGGGAAGGGAACGCCGACAGGACGGAAGATCATGGGATCATCCCAATAAATGCTATTGAACTTTTATAA
- a CDS encoding alpha-amylase family glycosyl hydrolase, with protein sequence MPSASPGSPLDDPALEQYRPFIQRRTHAYMAEIERIRIHHGSLRAYAGEHLTFGAHRLTTPAGSIWRWREYMPNAESLWLTTDKLNFQRHAKFRFERRADGIFELELPGDALQHGTYVELRLVPAQAQDAQHPGKALKRVPAFANWVEQNAAVPEQWCARLWLPDEPYRFKHRRPARQAFPRIYEAHVGMAQSAQAHKGDSVGSYEDFCRDILPRIKACGYTAVQLMGILEHPLYKSFGYQVSSYFAPSSRYGTPDGFKELVDTAHGLGLAVILDVPHGHASANTEQGLAQYDGSRYFFTGQQNQWGTPSFDFSQEATRRFLLSNCRYWLEEFRVDGFRFDAVGNMLYADFGEDDDFSHVGRCFYGKNGLPRADVNGELYLNLANALMHELAPSAMTIAEEFSGMPGLTCPPEQGGLGFDYRFAMGIPDYWAKCIEEPRDMGSLWYEMTNHRPYDRTISYVECHDQHINGSDAMIWRLLGDAMYGHMGNKAESWNISRGLAFYRLMRLITLATADAGYLNFMGCEFGHPEWLDAEKHAHRQWRLADDPGLKYHALASWDRQMLALVQSHLEDFAQPPMFRFIHEEKRLLAFERGQLLFAFNFHELEAQKSLRFAVSPGKYAELLSSDEIRFAGHGNLAVKSPPAEHFTAPLPGRYEGDITLYLPPLVGLVLKNAK encoded by the coding sequence ATGCCTTCCGCTTCTCCCGGCAGTCCGTTGGATGACCCAGCCCTGGAGCAGTACCGCCCCTTCATTCAACGACGCACCCATGCCTATATGGCAGAAATTGAGCGTATACGCATCCATCACGGCTCGTTGCGCGCCTACGCTGGTGAGCACCTCACCTTTGGCGCTCACCGCCTCACAACACCCGCAGGCAGCATATGGCGCTGGCGCGAATACATGCCCAATGCCGAAAGCCTGTGGCTCACCACCGACAAACTGAACTTTCAGCGCCACGCCAAATTCCGCTTTGAGCGCCGTGCAGACGGCATTTTTGAGCTGGAACTGCCCGGTGATGCCTTGCAACACGGCACTTATGTGGAATTGCGGCTGGTTCCCGCGCAAGCGCAGGACGCGCAGCACCCCGGCAAGGCCCTCAAACGCGTGCCAGCCTTTGCCAACTGGGTGGAACAGAACGCGGCAGTGCCGGAGCAATGGTGCGCCCGCCTGTGGCTGCCGGATGAACCTTACCGCTTCAAACATCGCCGCCCTGCCCGGCAGGCTTTTCCCCGTATTTACGAGGCCCATGTGGGCATGGCGCAATCCGCGCAGGCGCACAAGGGCGACAGCGTGGGCAGCTATGAGGATTTTTGCCGCGACATCCTGCCCCGCATCAAGGCTTGCGGCTATACGGCGGTGCAACTCATGGGCATACTGGAGCATCCGCTGTACAAATCCTTTGGCTATCAGGTGAGCAGCTATTTTGCGCCGTCCTCGCGCTACGGCACCCCGGACGGCTTTAAGGAGCTTGTGGACACCGCGCACGGCCTGGGGCTTGCGGTGATACTTGATGTGCCCCACGGCCACGCCAGCGCCAACACAGAGCAAGGGCTGGCGCAGTATGATGGCAGCAGGTACTTTTTTACCGGGCAGCAAAACCAGTGGGGAACGCCATCCTTTGATTTCAGTCAGGAGGCAACGCGGCGTTTTCTGCTCTCCAACTGCCGCTACTGGCTGGAAGAATTCCGCGTGGACGGCTTTCGCTTTGATGCCGTGGGCAACATGCTCTATGCGGATTTTGGCGAGGATGACGACTTTTCGCACGTGGGGCGCTGCTTTTACGGCAAAAACGGCCTACCCCGCGCCGATGTGAACGGGGAGCTGTATCTCAATCTTGCCAATGCCCTCATGCATGAGCTTGCCCCATCAGCCATGACCATTGCCGAAGAATTTTCCGGCATGCCGGGGCTGACCTGTCCGCCGGAGCAAGGCGGCCTTGGCTTTGATTACCGCTTTGCCATGGGTATTCCCGATTACTGGGCCAAATGCATTGAAGAGCCGCGCGACATGGGTAGCCTGTGGTATGAAATGACCAACCATCGGCCCTACGACCGCACCATCAGCTATGTGGAATGCCACGACCAGCACATCAACGGCAGCGATGCCATGATCTGGCGGTTGCTGGGCGATGCCATGTACGGGCATATGGGCAACAAGGCCGAAAGCTGGAACATATCGCGCGGGCTGGCCTTCTATCGGCTCATGCGGCTTATAACGCTGGCAACGGCGGATGCGGGCTACCTGAACTTTATGGGTTGCGAATTCGGGCATCCCGAATGGCTGGATGCGGAAAAACACGCGCACCGCCAATGGCGGCTGGCTGACGACCCGGGGCTGAAATATCACGCTCTGGCCTCATGGGATAGGCAGATGCTCGCGCTTGTGCAAAGCCACCTTGAGGATTTTGCCCAGCCGCCCATGTTCCGCTTTATACATGAAGAAAAGCGGCTGCTGGCCTTTGAGCGCGGGCAACTGCTCTTTGCCTTCAACTTTCACGAGCTTGAGGCGCAAAAGAGCCTGCGCTTTGCCGTAAGCCCCGGCAAGTATGCGGAGCTGCTTTCGTCTGACGAAATCCGCTTTGCCGGGCATGGAAATCTGGCGGTAAAAAGCCCGCCAGCAGAGCATTTTACTGCTCCCCTGCCGGGTCGGTATGAGGGGGATATCACCCTGTATCTTCCGCCGCTTGTGGGATTAGTCTTAAAAAATGCAAAATAA
- a CDS encoding NAD(P)-dependent oxidoreductase, which produces MADKMRIGWIGTGVMGLSMAGHLQAAGWPLTVYNRTKAKTEPLLAKGAKWADTPRAVAEASDVVFTIVGYPHDVEEVTLGENGVLRGLAAGGIVCDMSTSSPVLAERIAAAAKKQGCESLDAPVTGGDVGARDAKLSIFVGGDNAAYERVLPCFNKMGTNILHCGGAGFGQKGKLANQAAIAGVMISTCESFLFAQEAGLDVAKWMELVVAGSGGSFAMNTLGRRMLKGDFAPGFFIDHFIKDLGLCLDECRRMKLVLPGITLADQLYRIMQAKGQGSKGTQALVECLAELSAKDWRACCK; this is translated from the coding sequence ATGGCTGACAAAATGCGTATTGGCTGGATTGGCACGGGTGTTATGGGCCTTTCGATGGCTGGGCACCTTCAGGCAGCCGGCTGGCCGCTGACCGTATATAACCGCACCAAGGCCAAGACCGAACCCCTGCTCGCCAAGGGCGCCAAGTGGGCCGATACCCCCCGCGCCGTGGCCGAAGCCTCTGACGTGGTCTTTACCATTGTGGGCTATCCCCACGATGTGGAAGAAGTGACGCTGGGCGAAAACGGCGTGCTGCGCGGCCTGGCCGCTGGCGGCATTGTGTGCGACATGAGCACCTCCAGCCCCGTGCTGGCCGAGCGCATTGCCGCTGCCGCCAAAAAGCAGGGCTGCGAATCGCTGGACGCCCCGGTTACCGGCGGCGACGTGGGCGCGCGCGATGCCAAGCTCTCCATCTTTGTGGGCGGCGACAACGCGGCTTACGAGCGCGTACTGCCCTGCTTCAACAAGATGGGCACCAACATTCTGCACTGCGGCGGCGCTGGCTTTGGCCAGAAGGGCAAACTTGCCAATCAGGCCGCCATTGCTGGCGTGATGATCAGCACCTGCGAATCCTTCCTCTTTGCGCAGGAAGCAGGCCTTGACGTTGCCAAGTGGATGGAGCTCGTGGTTGCCGGTTCCGGCGGCAGCTTTGCCATGAATACCCTTGGTCGCCGCATGCTCAAGGGCGACTTTGCCCCCGGCTTCTTCATCGACCACTTCATCAAGGATCTGGGCCTCTGCCTTGACGAATGCCGCCGCATGAAGCTTGTGCTGCCCGGCATCACCCTGGCCGACCAGCTTTACCGCATCATGCAGGCCAAGGGCCAGGGCAGCAAGGGCACTCAGGCTCTTGTGGAATGCCTTGCCGAACTTTCGGCCAAGGATTGGCGCGCCTGCTGCAAATAA
- a CDS encoding SUMF1/EgtB/PvdO family nonheme iron enzyme, which yields MKSDLRIRNLAPMQWFFAAALCCALLLAPCASQSALAALARKADVSTADAYNPKPADNDIILPMPCGLSMVFKLVAVPAKGLLWDMPMRPGVDDSAHQDRAFYDRRYNTALSGAFTLEDLPAAWRKQAPQGQNYFYLVAKYEVSNLQWHAVMDNACPDTANPGADAARPATDMSWYDAVDFTRRYTTWLLQNAPDSLPRFAGDQRNVGFVRLPTETEWEYAARGGQTAGSQLLLQEDFFALPTGENKADYAVYRPEQGARAEGMANIGSRKPNPLGIYDTAGNAAEMVLDAFRFSMAGRLHGSAGGFVRKGGSFLSGDAEILPGRREEMPFFLTDGPAHARDLGLRPVISGINTPGGGRPQELTAEWNKAGEKLAPLAQDGQTARNPLDELDRLLAAAPDEASRKNLQDLRNTIKENNLMLERQKQLEAQSLLRTGVYMIETIRNYSSRRNSLKTQIESMEREKASAKGAALEKLKQILDTANRGLVMLDTSIEKSLTFYRSKVEESALLAPEVLAAADASLAKDFSGNDPFNENMHRNLELYRLHVDAVRKNKTVSREAMQKAILERRFQ from the coding sequence GTGAAATCTGATCTGCGCATCCGCAATCTCGCGCCTATGCAGTGGTTTTTTGCCGCCGCCCTGTGCTGCGCTCTGCTCCTTGCCCCCTGCGCCTCGCAATCCGCTTTGGCTGCTCTGGCCCGCAAGGCCGATGTGAGCACGGCTGACGCCTATAATCCCAAACCGGCGGATAACGACATCATCCTGCCCATGCCATGCGGCCTGAGCATGGTTTTCAAGCTGGTGGCAGTGCCTGCCAAGGGCCTGCTGTGGGATATGCCCATGCGCCCCGGTGTGGACGACAGCGCCCATCAGGACAGGGCCTTTTACGACCGGCGCTACAACACCGCGCTTTCCGGCGCTTTTACGCTTGAAGACCTGCCCGCCGCGTGGCGCAAACAGGCTCCGCAGGGGCAGAACTACTTTTACCTTGTGGCAAAGTACGAAGTCAGCAACCTGCAATGGCATGCCGTGATGGACAATGCCTGCCCGGATACGGCAAATCCTGGCGCAGACGCGGCCCGTCCCGCTACGGACATGAGCTGGTACGATGCCGTGGACTTTACCCGCCGTTACACCACATGGCTTTTGCAGAACGCGCCAGATTCGCTGCCGCGCTTTGCAGGCGACCAGCGCAACGTGGGCTTTGTGCGCCTGCCCACAGAAACGGAATGGGAATACGCCGCGCGCGGCGGGCAGACTGCTGGCAGCCAGCTGCTGTTGCAGGAGGATTTTTTTGCCCTGCCCACAGGGGAGAACAAGGCTGACTACGCCGTTTACAGGCCGGAACAGGGTGCACGGGCAGAGGGCATGGCAAACATTGGCTCGCGCAAGCCCAACCCGCTTGGCATTTACGACACCGCTGGCAATGCGGCGGAAATGGTGCTGGATGCCTTTCGCTTTTCAATGGCTGGCCGTTTGCACGGCTCTGCTGGCGGCTTTGTGCGCAAGGGCGGCTCCTTCCTCTCCGGCGATGCGGAGATTCTGCCGGGCCGCAGGGAAGAAATGCCCTTCTTTCTCACAGACGGCCCCGCACACGCCCGCGATCTGGGCCTTCGCCCCGTAATATCGGGTATCAACACCCCCGGGGGCGGGCGTCCGCAGGAACTGACCGCAGAATGGAACAAGGCTGGCGAAAAACTGGCCCCGCTGGCGCAGGACGGTCAGACCGCCCGTAATCCTCTTGATGAACTCGACCGCCTGCTGGCAGCCGCGCCGGATGAGGCCTCCCGCAAGAATCTTCAGGATCTGCGAAATACAATCAAGGAAAACAATCTCATGCTGGAACGCCAGAAGCAGCTTGAAGCGCAATCGCTGCTGCGTACCGGCGTATATATGATCGAAACCATAAGAAATTACTCCAGCAGACGTAACAGTTTGAAAACGCAAATCGAAAGTATGGAGCGTGAAAAGGCTTCCGCCAAGGGTGCGGCCCTTGAAAAGCTCAAGCAGATATTGGATACTGCCAACAGGGGCCTTGTGATGCTTGATACGAGCATTGAAAAGTCCCTCACCTTTTACCGCAGCAAGGTAGAAGAAAGCGCGTTGCTTGCTCCAGAAGTTCTTGCCGCCGCAGATGCATCCCTTGCAAAGGATTTCAGCGGCAATGACCCCTTCAACGAGAACATGCATCGAAACCTTGAACTGTATCGGCTCCACGTGGACGCGGTGCGCAAAAACAAAACCGTTTCGCGCGAGGCCATGCAGAAAGCAATCCTTGAACGCCGTTTTCAGTAG